A part of Capsicum annuum cultivar UCD-10X-F1 chromosome 6, UCD10Xv1.1, whole genome shotgun sequence genomic DNA contains:
- the LOC107875961 gene encoding myb-related protein 306, with the protein MGRPPCCEKTGVKKGPWTPEEDIILVSYIQEHGPGNWRNIPTNTGLLRCSKSCRLRWTNYLRPGIKRGNFTEHEEKMIIHLQALLGNRWAAIASYLPQRTDNDIKNYWNTHLKKKLNKKVESHGNDAHDHENNHQEGASTSSSSSQSRISKGQWERRLQTDIHTAKQALCEALSLDTSPNKTIPINPEEQQQQQPAVQASMTYASSAENIAKLLQNWMKNSPNSTSSSSSKITQQMSLNNNLSVGALSSSSPSEGTVNVAPPQGLDSLFSFNSSNNSDVSQSVSIDEGGNLISTPENNNAGIFQVESKPILPDFKPESGIHQEESKQNLETQVPLTLLEKWLLDDANAQAEQEDQLMGIGMGMAMSETADLF; encoded by the exons ATGGGAAGGCCACCTTGTTGTGAAAAAACTGGGGTGAAAAAAGGACCATGGACACCAGAAGAAGATATCATTTTGGTTTCATATATCCAAGAACATGGTCCTGGTAACTGGAGAAATATTCCAACTAATActg gtTTGCTAAGATGCAGCAAAAGTTGTAGACTCCGATGGACTAATTATCTGAGGCCAGGGATCAAACGTGGAAACTTTACTGAACATGAAGAGAAAATGATTATCCACCTTCAAGCTCTTCTTGGCAATAG ATGGGCAGCCATAGCTTCATACCTTCCACAAAGAACCGACAATGATATCAAGAATTACTGGAACACTCATTTGAAAAAGAAGCTGAATAAGAAGGTTGAAAGCCATGGTAATGATGCTCATGATCATGAAAACAATCATCAAGAGGgagcatcaacatcatcatcatcatctcaatcaagaatctcaaaaggtcaatGGGAAAGGAGGCTTCAAACAGACATTCACACTGCTAAACAAGCTCTTTGTGAGGCTTTATCACTTGACACCTCTCCAAATAAAACTATTCCCATTAATcctgaagaacaacaacaacaacaaccagcAGTTCAAGCATCTATGACCTATGCATCAAGTGCTGAAAACATTGCTAAGCTGCttcaaaattggatgaaaaattcACCCAATTCCACCTCTTCAAGTAGCTCGAAAATCACTCAACAAATGTCCTTGAATAACAATTTATCAGTCGGTGCGCTTTCGAGTTCTAGCCCTAGTGAAGGGACCGTAAACGTTGCACCCCCACAAGGTTTGGACTCGCTCTTTAGCTTCAATTCATCTAATAATTCGGATGTATCGCAGTCCGTGTCGATCGATGAGGGTGGTAATTTGATCAGTACACCTGAGAATAACAATGCTGGGATTTTCCAAGTTGAAAGCAAGCCAATTTTGCCTGATTTCAAGCCAGAAAGTGGGATTCATCAAGAGGAGAGCAAGCAAAATTTGGAGACACAAGTGCCTTTGACTTTGTTGGAGAAGTGGTTGCTTGATGATGCTAATGCACAAGCTGAACAAGAAGATCAGTTAATGGGAATTGGGATGGGAATGGCCATGAGTGAAACTGCTGatttgttttga